A part of Arachis hypogaea cultivar Tifrunner chromosome 12, arahy.Tifrunner.gnm2.J5K5, whole genome shotgun sequence genomic DNA contains:
- the LOC112727978 gene encoding chlorophyll a-b binding protein CP29.2, chloroplastic, producing MSSITMTTVASSFIGTRLPESYASSGRVQARFGFGSKKSSPAKKGSRQPTSDRPLWYPGAKAPEYLDGSLVGDYGFDPFGLGKPAEYLQFDLDSLDQNLAKNVAGDVIGTRTEVADVKATPFQPYSEVFGLQRFRECELIHGRWAMLATLGALTVEWLTGITWQDAGKVELIEGSQYLGQPLPFSLTTLIWIEVLVIGYIEFQRNAELDPEKRLYPGGKFFDPLGLAEDPEKKATLQLAEIKHARLAMVAFLGFAVQAAVTGKGPLNNWATHLSDPLHTTIIDAFSSSS from the exons ATGTCTTCAATAACAATGACAACGGTTGCATCTTCCTTTATTGGAACACGTTTACCAGAGTCATATGCCAGTTCAGGTAGAGTACAAGCCCGATTTGGCTTTGGATCTAAGAAAAGTAGTCCGGCCAAAAAAGGTTCTAGACAACCCACTTCAGATAGGCCGCTCTGGTACCCTGGTGCAAAGGCACCAGAGTATCTAGATGGTAGCCTCGTAGGTGATTATGGGTTCGATCCATTTGGCCTAGGAAAGCCGGCAGAGTATCTCCAGTTTGACCTAGACTCCCTTGATCAGAACTTAGCGAAGAACGTTGCAGGTGACGTGATTGGGACGAGGACGGAAGTGGCAGACGTGAAGGCAACGCCATTTCAGCCATACAGTGAGGTTTTTGGACTCCAAAGGTTCAGGGAGTGTGAACTCATACATGGAAGGTGGGCTATGTTGGCCACTCTTGGTGCTCTCACAGTAGAATGGCTCACCGGTATTACATGGCAGGATGCTGGCAAG GTGGAGCTAATAGAAGGGTCACAATACCTAggtcaaccacttccattctcaCTTACCACATTGATTTGGATTGAAGTTCTAGTGATTGGATACATAGAGTTCCAGAGGAATGCAGAGCTTGACCCAGAGAAGAGGCTTTACCCAGGTGGTAAGTTCTTTGACCCATTGGGCCTTGCTGAAGACCCTGAGAAGAAGGCCACGCTTCAATTGGCTGAGATCAAACATGCTCGCCTTGCTATGGTTGCCTTTTTGGGCTTTGCTGTCCAGGCTGCTGTAACTGGGAAAGGCCCACTTAACAATTGGGCTACTCATTTGAGTGACCCACTTCACACTACCATCATTGACgccttctcttcctcttcttga
- the LOC112727979 gene encoding putative disease resistance RPP13-like protein 1 isoform X1, translated as MAAKLEGGAYLSSFVDAVLKKLSSLDVNSTPMAKKLADQDLLRRLKLSLRSVRPVLDDAEQKLIRNDQEVKKWLLDLQDALYMADDLLDELSTKAATATPTQRDPGNYSSMCHSIVDSILEDSDDDDYEMGVADLVDKLESIVEEKNGLGLKEEPVRDLEDMSWRIESSLVESSEIFGRDNDKEAIIKLLLDDTCYAKISVIPIVGMGGVGKTTLAQLVYNDERVDKFDIKAWVCVSDQFDIVKVTKTLIEAAGGSFYNGDALDSLQTELKGKLMGKKFLIVLDDVWIDNSYSRQWKTLLKPFQFGKKGSKVLVTTRNDTTADVVKTISAHKLSLLSERDCWSLFVKCVFLSPESKEYSTLEPVGRELVKKCKGLPLAVESLGALLRTNYDEEDWDRVLKSELWEVFEDQNDEIIPALNMSYHYLPSSLKRCFVYCSLFPKDCLFKKDELVLLWMAEELLQPKEKKDLEEIGFEYFDQLVARSFFHSSSTYNNFYVIHDLMHDLATARAGEFYFRAEKLEESVGISNKTRHLLHDAGGNYPFSQLVSACDRVKDTRTFFEINLSRKDPFNMENAPHVFLSELKCLRVLSFNTFPLDSLPDSIGNLIHLRYLDLSDTWVETLPEELCCLYNLQTLKLNNCQHLKKLPSNMQDLINLRHLDIRGASIEEMPKGMSKLKDLHFLSDYIVGRHADNNGVKELGALANIHESLHIHQLENIMDGAQALEARIADKKHLKGLYLTWSYSNSYIDDSQDILNNLKPHRNLRKLSINEYKGLTFPDWFGHSSYKNMTKLYLYGCSNCLELPSLGQLPSLKRLRLSNFRKLQRVGAKFYKKVGSSSHGAAFPVLESLSFYGMDCWEEWLSVSSELDAFPLLRELRVQNCPALRGDLPSQLPALQILCIDRCGQLDFSLPRANALLELSVEGPQQVEAVLKAIAHNQLDCLQSLSLASCWSATSFPVASMPSSLQNLVINGCPYLEFPMLQQQHESLQSISISNSCHSLTSFPLASFPNLTTLRISSCINLKSLLASDPAASTSKLVSLTIESCPSLGSFPTLEMVAPHLEDLLLRECPEIESFFEGGLPPNLRELQIQHCEKLVKYLASMDLHDHCLIRLDIQHPYDNITSFPLNGSLPASLGTLNLRNFPSLEILDCKGLDHLQRLLIERCPKMQDVAGKSFPASLSMLCFNGFSLLRNRFQTNDKHILSKMSRVRNIRVDGAWISKDTLYHLIPNSFPQCPCVQVKLVCYKHNSSSMGSCLIFYCLYFLPYHCLYFLLYSYLYY; from the exons ATGGCTGCAAAACTTGAGGGTGGAGCGTATCTCTCTTCCTTTGTTGATGCTGTTTTGAAGAAGCTGTCTTCACTCGATGTCAACTCAACTCCAATGGCAAAGAAGCTAGCTGACCAGGACTTGCTGCGGAGGCTGAAGCTAAGTCTCCGTTCAGTTCGGCCTGTGCTCGATGATGCTGAGCAGAAGCTGATCAGAAATGACCAAGAAGTCAAGAAATGGCTTCTTGATCTCCAAGATGCTCTCTACATGGCTGATGACTTGCTTGATGAACTCTCCACTAAAGCTGCCACTGCCACTCCCACTCAAAGGGATCCAGGTAACTATTCTTCCATGTGTCACTCCATCGTTGATTCAATCTTGGaagatagtgatgatgatgattatgagatgGGCGTAGCTGACCTAGTTGATAAACTAGAGTCTATTGTTGAAGAGAAAAATGGTCTTGGTCTAAAAGAAGAGCCTGTCAGAGATCTAGAGGACATGTCATGGAGAATTGAGTCATCTCTGGTTGAAAGTTCTGAGATATTTGGAAGGGATAATGACAAGGAAGCCATCATAAAATTGTTGTTAGATGATACTTGTTATGCTAAAATATCTGTGATCCCCATTGTGGGAATGGGAGGAGTTGGAAAAACTACCTTAGCTCAGTTGGTTTACAATGACGAAAGAGTGGATAAATTTGACATTAAAGCATGGGTGTGTGTTTCCGACCAATTTGACATTGTTAAGGTTACAAAGACCTTAATAGAAGCAGCAGGTGGTAGTTTTTATAATGGGGATGCTTTAGATTCACTTCAAACTGAGTTGAAGGGTAAGTTGATGGGGAAGAAATTCTTGATTGTTTTGGATGACGTGTGGATTGATAATTCTTATTCCAGGCAGTGGAAAACCCTTCTGAAACCTTTTCAATTTGGAAAAAAAGGAAGCAAGGTTCTTGTTACAACTCGAAATGATACTACTGCCGATGTAGTGAAAACTATTTCAGCACACAAGCTGAGTTTATTGTCAGAGAGAGATTGTTGGTCACTTTTTGTGAAATGTGTATTTCTTTCACCTGAATCTAAGGAGTATTCAACTCTGGAACCTGTTGGTCGAGAACTTGTGAAAAAGTGCAAAGGGCTACCTTTGGCTGTAGAGTCGCTTGGTGCCTTGTTACGAACAAACTATGATGAAGAGGATTGGGATCGTGTATTGAAAAGTGAGCTTTGGGAAGTTTTTGAAGATCAAAATGACGAGATTATTCCTGCATTAAACATGAGCTATCATTATCTTCCTTCAAGTCTAAAGCGATGCTTTGTTTATTGTTCTTTGTTTCCGAAAGATTGTCTATTCAAGAAAGATGAGTTGGTCTTGCTATGGATGGCAGAAGAACTTTTACAGCCAAAAGAAAAGAAGGATCTGGAAGAAATAGGTTTTGAATATTTCGATCAATTGGTTGCCAGATCCTTTTTCCATTCCTCTAGTACTTATAACAACTTCTATGTCATTCATGATCTTATGCATGATTTGGCAACAGCTCGTGCTGGAGAATTCTACTTTAGAGCTGAAAAACTTGAAGAAAGTGTCGGGATCAGCAATAAAACTCGTCATTTATTGCACGACGCAGGAGGAAATTATCCCTTCTCACAACTTGTGTCAGCTTGTGACAGGGTAAAAGATACTAGgacattttttgaaataaatttgtcTCGAAAGGATCCTTTCAATATGGAAAATGCTCCTCATGTCTTTTTATCAGAGTTGAAGTGCTTAAGAGTTTTGTCATTTAATACCTTTCCTCTTGATTCATTACCAGATTCAATAGGTAACTTGATCCATTTGCGATATTTGGATCTCTCGGATACATGGGTGGAGACATTGCCTGAGGAATTGTGTTGTTTGTACAATCTCCAAACATTGAAGTTGAATAATTGTCAACATCTGAAGAAGCTACCAAGTAATATGCAAGATCTTATAAATCTACGCCATCTTGATATTAGAGGAGCTAGCATTGAGGAGATGCCGAAAGGAATGAGCAAGTTGAAGGATTTGCACTTCTTAAGTGACTATATTGTCGGCAGGCATGCAGATAATAATGGAGTTAAAGAACTAGGAGCACTTGCAAATATTCATGAGTCACTTCACATTCACCAATTAGAGAATATCATGGATGGTGCTCAAGCTTTGGAGGCAAGAATTGCTGATAAGAAGCACCTTAAGGGTCTGTATTTGACATGGTCCTACAGCAACAGCTATATTGATGATTCTCAAGATATACTGAATAATTTAAAGCCTCACAGAAACTTGAGAAAGCTATCAATCAATGAGTATAAGGGTCTAACATTTCCAGATTGGTTTGGACATTCTTCCTACAAAAATATGACCAAACTGTACTTGTATGGCTGCAGCAACTGTTTAGAGCTTCCTTCACTTGGACAGCTACCCTCTTTGAAGCGCTTGCGCCTCTCCAACTTTAGAAAGCTACAACGTGTCGGTGCCAAGTTTTACAAAAAGGTTGGATCTTCTTCTCATGGGGCTGCCTTTCCGGTGCTTGAAAGTCTGAGTTTTTATGGAATGGATTGTTGGGAGGAGTGGCTTTCAGTTTCATCTGAGTTGGATGCTTTTCCTCTGCTTAGGGAGCTTAGAGTGCAAAATTGCCCTGCATTAAGGGGAGATTTGCCGAGTCAACTACCGGCTTTGCAAATCCTTTGCATTGATCGATGTGGTCAGCTTGACTTTTCTCTTCCAAGAGCTAATGCACTGCTCGAGTTATCAGTTGAAGGACCTCAGCAGGTGGAGGCTGTGTTGAAGGCCATTGCACACAACCAACTAGACTGTCTACAGTCTTTAAGCCTCGCAAGCTGTTGGTCGGCCACATCATTTCCAGTAGCTTCAATGCCCTCTTCATTGCAAAACTTGGTAATCAATGGTTGCCCATATCTAGAGTTCCCAATGCTTCAGCAGCAGCACGAGTCGTTACAGTCTATTTCAATATCTAACAGTTGTCATTCACTCACTTCCTTCCCCTTGGCAAGCTTTCCGAATCTCACCACACTCCGTATTTCATCATGTATAAATTTGAAGTCTCTTTTGGCATCAGATCCTGCTGCATCAACTTCAAAACTTGTCTCTTTAACGATCGAAAGCTGCCCGAGTTTGGGATCTTTTCCCACACTAGAGATGGTTGCACCCCATCTAGAAGATCTCTTGCTTCGAGAATGCCCAGAAATTGAATCCTTTTTTGAAGGGGGTTTGCCACCTAACCTGAGAGAGCTTCAAATCCAGCACTGTGAGAAACTGGTGAAGTACCTAGCATCCATGGACTTGCATGATCACTGTCTTATCCGTCTTGACATCCAACATCCATATGATAACATCACATCCTTCCCCTTGAACGGTTCCCTGCCGGCCTCACTTGGGACTCTCAATCTGCGAAACTTTCCGAGTCTAGAAATCTTAGACTGCAAGGGACTTGACCATCTCCAGAGATTATTGATAGAACGTTGTCCCAAGATGCAGGATGTCGCAGGGAAAAGCTTTCCTGCCTCTCTGTCAATGCTTTGCTTCAATGGATTTTCTTTGCTGAGGAATCGGTTTCAGACGAATGACAAGCACATTTTGTCCAAAATGTCCCGTGTCCGAAACATCAGAGTTGACGGTGCATGGATTTCTAAAG ATACACTTTACCATCTTATTCCAAACTCCTTTCCCCAATGCCCTTGTGTACAAGTTAAATTGGTTTGTTATAAACACAATTCTAGCTCCATGGGTTCATGTTTAAT
- the LOC112727979 gene encoding putative disease resistance RPP13-like protein 1 isoform X2: MAAKLEGGAYLSSFVDAVLKKLSSLDVNSTPMAKKLADQDLLRRLKLSLRSVRPVLDDAEQKLIRNDQEVKKWLLDLQDALYMADDLLDELSTKAATATPTQRDPGNYSSMCHSIVDSILEDSDDDDYEMGVADLVDKLESIVEEKNGLGLKEEPVRDLEDMSWRIESSLVESSEIFGRDNDKEAIIKLLLDDTCYAKISVIPIVGMGGVGKTTLAQLVYNDERVDKFDIKAWVCVSDQFDIVKVTKTLIEAAGGSFYNGDALDSLQTELKGKLMGKKFLIVLDDVWIDNSYSRQWKTLLKPFQFGKKGSKVLVTTRNDTTADVVKTISAHKLSLLSERDCWSLFVKCVFLSPESKEYSTLEPVGRELVKKCKGLPLAVESLGALLRTNYDEEDWDRVLKSELWEVFEDQNDEIIPALNMSYHYLPSSLKRCFVYCSLFPKDCLFKKDELVLLWMAEELLQPKEKKDLEEIGFEYFDQLVARSFFHSSSTYNNFYVIHDLMHDLATARAGEFYFRAEKLEESVGISNKTRHLLHDAGGNYPFSQLVSACDRVKDTRTFFEINLSRKDPFNMENAPHVFLSELKCLRVLSFNTFPLDSLPDSIGNLIHLRYLDLSDTWVETLPEELCCLYNLQTLKLNNCQHLKKLPSNMQDLINLRHLDIRGASIEEMPKGMSKLKDLHFLSDYIVGRHADNNGVKELGALANIHESLHIHQLENIMDGAQALEARIADKKHLKGLYLTWSYSNSYIDDSQDILNNLKPHRNLRKLSINEYKGLTFPDWFGHSSYKNMTKLYLYGCSNCLELPSLGQLPSLKRLRLSNFRKLQRVGAKFYKKVGSSSHGAAFPVLESLSFYGMDCWEEWLSVSSELDAFPLLRELRVQNCPALRGDLPSQLPALQILCIDRCGQLDFSLPRANALLELSVEGPQQVEAVLKAIAHNQLDCLQSLSLASCWSATSFPVASMPSSLQNLVINGCPYLEFPMLQQQHESLQSISISNSCHSLTSFPLASFPNLTTLRISSCINLKSLLASDPAASTSKLVSLTIESCPSLGSFPTLEMVAPHLEDLLLRECPEIESFFEGGLPPNLRELQIQHCEKLVKYLASMDLHDHCLIRLDIQHPYDNITSFPLNGSLPASLGTLNLRNFPSLEILDCKGLDHLQRLLIERCPKMQDVAGKSFPASLSMLCFNGFSLLRNRFQTNDKHILSKMSRVRNIRVDGAWISKGEST; encoded by the coding sequence ATGGCTGCAAAACTTGAGGGTGGAGCGTATCTCTCTTCCTTTGTTGATGCTGTTTTGAAGAAGCTGTCTTCACTCGATGTCAACTCAACTCCAATGGCAAAGAAGCTAGCTGACCAGGACTTGCTGCGGAGGCTGAAGCTAAGTCTCCGTTCAGTTCGGCCTGTGCTCGATGATGCTGAGCAGAAGCTGATCAGAAATGACCAAGAAGTCAAGAAATGGCTTCTTGATCTCCAAGATGCTCTCTACATGGCTGATGACTTGCTTGATGAACTCTCCACTAAAGCTGCCACTGCCACTCCCACTCAAAGGGATCCAGGTAACTATTCTTCCATGTGTCACTCCATCGTTGATTCAATCTTGGaagatagtgatgatgatgattatgagatgGGCGTAGCTGACCTAGTTGATAAACTAGAGTCTATTGTTGAAGAGAAAAATGGTCTTGGTCTAAAAGAAGAGCCTGTCAGAGATCTAGAGGACATGTCATGGAGAATTGAGTCATCTCTGGTTGAAAGTTCTGAGATATTTGGAAGGGATAATGACAAGGAAGCCATCATAAAATTGTTGTTAGATGATACTTGTTATGCTAAAATATCTGTGATCCCCATTGTGGGAATGGGAGGAGTTGGAAAAACTACCTTAGCTCAGTTGGTTTACAATGACGAAAGAGTGGATAAATTTGACATTAAAGCATGGGTGTGTGTTTCCGACCAATTTGACATTGTTAAGGTTACAAAGACCTTAATAGAAGCAGCAGGTGGTAGTTTTTATAATGGGGATGCTTTAGATTCACTTCAAACTGAGTTGAAGGGTAAGTTGATGGGGAAGAAATTCTTGATTGTTTTGGATGACGTGTGGATTGATAATTCTTATTCCAGGCAGTGGAAAACCCTTCTGAAACCTTTTCAATTTGGAAAAAAAGGAAGCAAGGTTCTTGTTACAACTCGAAATGATACTACTGCCGATGTAGTGAAAACTATTTCAGCACACAAGCTGAGTTTATTGTCAGAGAGAGATTGTTGGTCACTTTTTGTGAAATGTGTATTTCTTTCACCTGAATCTAAGGAGTATTCAACTCTGGAACCTGTTGGTCGAGAACTTGTGAAAAAGTGCAAAGGGCTACCTTTGGCTGTAGAGTCGCTTGGTGCCTTGTTACGAACAAACTATGATGAAGAGGATTGGGATCGTGTATTGAAAAGTGAGCTTTGGGAAGTTTTTGAAGATCAAAATGACGAGATTATTCCTGCATTAAACATGAGCTATCATTATCTTCCTTCAAGTCTAAAGCGATGCTTTGTTTATTGTTCTTTGTTTCCGAAAGATTGTCTATTCAAGAAAGATGAGTTGGTCTTGCTATGGATGGCAGAAGAACTTTTACAGCCAAAAGAAAAGAAGGATCTGGAAGAAATAGGTTTTGAATATTTCGATCAATTGGTTGCCAGATCCTTTTTCCATTCCTCTAGTACTTATAACAACTTCTATGTCATTCATGATCTTATGCATGATTTGGCAACAGCTCGTGCTGGAGAATTCTACTTTAGAGCTGAAAAACTTGAAGAAAGTGTCGGGATCAGCAATAAAACTCGTCATTTATTGCACGACGCAGGAGGAAATTATCCCTTCTCACAACTTGTGTCAGCTTGTGACAGGGTAAAAGATACTAGgacattttttgaaataaatttgtcTCGAAAGGATCCTTTCAATATGGAAAATGCTCCTCATGTCTTTTTATCAGAGTTGAAGTGCTTAAGAGTTTTGTCATTTAATACCTTTCCTCTTGATTCATTACCAGATTCAATAGGTAACTTGATCCATTTGCGATATTTGGATCTCTCGGATACATGGGTGGAGACATTGCCTGAGGAATTGTGTTGTTTGTACAATCTCCAAACATTGAAGTTGAATAATTGTCAACATCTGAAGAAGCTACCAAGTAATATGCAAGATCTTATAAATCTACGCCATCTTGATATTAGAGGAGCTAGCATTGAGGAGATGCCGAAAGGAATGAGCAAGTTGAAGGATTTGCACTTCTTAAGTGACTATATTGTCGGCAGGCATGCAGATAATAATGGAGTTAAAGAACTAGGAGCACTTGCAAATATTCATGAGTCACTTCACATTCACCAATTAGAGAATATCATGGATGGTGCTCAAGCTTTGGAGGCAAGAATTGCTGATAAGAAGCACCTTAAGGGTCTGTATTTGACATGGTCCTACAGCAACAGCTATATTGATGATTCTCAAGATATACTGAATAATTTAAAGCCTCACAGAAACTTGAGAAAGCTATCAATCAATGAGTATAAGGGTCTAACATTTCCAGATTGGTTTGGACATTCTTCCTACAAAAATATGACCAAACTGTACTTGTATGGCTGCAGCAACTGTTTAGAGCTTCCTTCACTTGGACAGCTACCCTCTTTGAAGCGCTTGCGCCTCTCCAACTTTAGAAAGCTACAACGTGTCGGTGCCAAGTTTTACAAAAAGGTTGGATCTTCTTCTCATGGGGCTGCCTTTCCGGTGCTTGAAAGTCTGAGTTTTTATGGAATGGATTGTTGGGAGGAGTGGCTTTCAGTTTCATCTGAGTTGGATGCTTTTCCTCTGCTTAGGGAGCTTAGAGTGCAAAATTGCCCTGCATTAAGGGGAGATTTGCCGAGTCAACTACCGGCTTTGCAAATCCTTTGCATTGATCGATGTGGTCAGCTTGACTTTTCTCTTCCAAGAGCTAATGCACTGCTCGAGTTATCAGTTGAAGGACCTCAGCAGGTGGAGGCTGTGTTGAAGGCCATTGCACACAACCAACTAGACTGTCTACAGTCTTTAAGCCTCGCAAGCTGTTGGTCGGCCACATCATTTCCAGTAGCTTCAATGCCCTCTTCATTGCAAAACTTGGTAATCAATGGTTGCCCATATCTAGAGTTCCCAATGCTTCAGCAGCAGCACGAGTCGTTACAGTCTATTTCAATATCTAACAGTTGTCATTCACTCACTTCCTTCCCCTTGGCAAGCTTTCCGAATCTCACCACACTCCGTATTTCATCATGTATAAATTTGAAGTCTCTTTTGGCATCAGATCCTGCTGCATCAACTTCAAAACTTGTCTCTTTAACGATCGAAAGCTGCCCGAGTTTGGGATCTTTTCCCACACTAGAGATGGTTGCACCCCATCTAGAAGATCTCTTGCTTCGAGAATGCCCAGAAATTGAATCCTTTTTTGAAGGGGGTTTGCCACCTAACCTGAGAGAGCTTCAAATCCAGCACTGTGAGAAACTGGTGAAGTACCTAGCATCCATGGACTTGCATGATCACTGTCTTATCCGTCTTGACATCCAACATCCATATGATAACATCACATCCTTCCCCTTGAACGGTTCCCTGCCGGCCTCACTTGGGACTCTCAATCTGCGAAACTTTCCGAGTCTAGAAATCTTAGACTGCAAGGGACTTGACCATCTCCAGAGATTATTGATAGAACGTTGTCCCAAGATGCAGGATGTCGCAGGGAAAAGCTTTCCTGCCTCTCTGTCAATGCTTTGCTTCAATGGATTTTCTTTGCTGAGGAATCGGTTTCAGACGAATGACAAGCACATTTTGTCCAAAATGTCCCGTGTCCGAAACATCAGAGTTGACGGTGCATGGATTTCTAAAG